In one Syntrophales bacterium genomic region, the following are encoded:
- a CDS encoding SurA N-terminal domain-containing protein, with protein sequence MKQLQETKKRKHSMLRSMRKHARNWLMKLLLGIIIIVFIFYFGSIRGREQAESVAIIDDKIISYTDFRNEHQNLINLYRQRLGNSLTEDILEKLNLKQQALNNLIDRAVAVRKADELKLSVSDDEVRAFILSYPAFQNNGIFDNNKYQQILRHYRMSPENFEISQKMAFKIAKLDKLIKESVKVSEKEVHDIYRIQNEKINLEFIKIAINGFKKRVKLTDSDLKRHFEKHREDFRVPEKVQVKYIAFFGGDFANTIEAKDEEVKDFYDLNKTKFAKSSGESLPLHEVKDKIIAEIRSMKGMAAAWSEAKKAHDIIYQEESFEDYATKNGLKISKTGFFTGNNPPPELVQIKDVNKYIFGLQEGEISSVLSSSKGFYVIKFVSRNPSHIPALSEAGKVVKKDYLERESERLCRQEAEEILRRLKNREDISRLSREKLLKISDTGFFIPNPNIPKIGFSEKLQESLFQISENNPYPDDVFNVDGNFVIIKFKEAEKLNDKDYETKKAELKNLLLRIKEQECFQSWIEETKTSMMKRGEIKITKDISEL encoded by the coding sequence GCCAGAAACTGGCTAATGAAGCTACTATTAGGCATTATAATAATTGTTTTTATATTTTACTTCGGTTCCATCAGGGGGAGGGAGCAGGCAGAATCTGTTGCCATAATAGACGACAAGATTATTTCTTATACCGACTTTCGGAACGAGCACCAAAACCTCATTAACCTTTACCGACAGCGTTTGGGAAATAGTTTAACAGAGGATATTCTGGAAAAATTGAACCTGAAGCAACAGGCGCTCAACAACCTGATCGACCGTGCCGTTGCTGTACGGAAAGCCGACGAACTAAAACTGAGTGTGAGCGATGATGAGGTCAGAGCTTTCATACTTTCATACCCGGCCTTCCAGAACAACGGCATTTTTGACAATAATAAATACCAGCAGATACTTCGCCATTACAGGATGAGTCCTGAGAACTTTGAAATCTCGCAGAAGATGGCATTCAAGATCGCAAAATTGGATAAACTCATTAAGGAATCTGTTAAGGTCTCTGAAAAGGAAGTACATGACATCTACAGGATTCAAAATGAAAAGATAAACCTGGAATTTATCAAGATTGCTATCAATGGCTTCAAAAAAAGAGTAAAACTAACTGACTCTGATCTAAAAAGACACTTTGAAAAACATCGTGAAGACTTTCGCGTTCCGGAAAAGGTACAGGTTAAATACATTGCATTTTTCGGAGGGGATTTTGCAAATACAATTGAGGCAAAAGATGAAGAGGTTAAAGACTTTTATGATCTTAACAAAACCAAATTTGCAAAATCGAGCGGGGAGTCCCTCCCCCTTCATGAGGTAAAAGATAAAATAATTGCCGAAATAAGGTCAATGAAGGGGATGGCTGCCGCGTGGAGTGAGGCCAAAAAGGCACACGACATAATCTACCAGGAAGAAAGTTTTGAGGACTATGCAACCAAGAATGGCTTGAAGATAAGCAAGACAGGGTTTTTTACCGGGAACAATCCGCCTCCGGAACTCGTCCAGATCAAAGATGTTAATAAATATATATTCGGCTTACAAGAAGGAGAAATAAGTTCTGTCCTGTCATCTTCGAAAGGATTTTACGTTATAAAGTTCGTTTCCAGGAACCCCTCTCACATACCTGCCCTTTCGGAAGCCGGAAAGGTTGTTAAAAAAGATTATCTCGAAAGAGAATCTGAAAGATTATGCAGACAAGAAGCTGAAGAGATTCTCCGCCGTCTGAAAAACAGAGAAGACATCAGCAGGCTCTCCCGGGAGAAACTGCTTAAAATATCAGACACAGGGTTCTTTATTCCGAATCCCAACATACCCAAGATCGGCTTTTCAGAAAAGCTTCAAGAGTCTCTTTTCCAGATCTCGGAGAATAATCCCTATCCGGATGATGTCTTTAATGTGGACGGAAATTTTGTGATAATAAAATTCAAAGAAGCGGAAAAATTGAACGATAAGGATTACGAAACTAAAAAGGCAGAACTCAAAAATCTTCTGCTGAG